Proteins encoded in a region of the Ursus arctos isolate Adak ecotype North America unplaced genomic scaffold, UrsArc2.0 scaffold_2, whole genome shotgun sequence genome:
- the LOC113245139 gene encoding ubiquinol-cytochrome-c reductase complex assembly factor 4, which yields MRGVLRPPAAGAVRALRFVRWASRNQPPLGGRTPAPPAAEEEDDPDRPVHFSSSRAHPSRWTVQHSLGKEQQRSWWRVLPFSLSLMVVVIWCFLRQETGADRWLKQVLGEEEEAEPGDGSQEPGAPAASRRELSGR from the exons ATGCGCGGCGTCCTACGTCCGCCGGCGGCCGG GGCCGTCCGGGCGCTGAGGTTCGTGCGCTGGGCTTCCCGAAACCAGCCGCCGCTCGGTGGCCGGACCCCGGCCCCGCCCGCGGCCGAGGAAGAGGACGACCCTGACCGTCCCGTTCACTTTTCCTCCAGCAGAGCCCACCCGTCCCGCTGGACGGTGCAGCATTCCCTAGGAAAGGAGCAGCAACGGTCCTGGTGGAGGGTGTTGCCTTTCAGCCTCTCCCTCATGGTTGTAGTCATCTGGTGCTTCCTTAGGCAGGAGACCGGCGCGGACCGGTGGTTGAAACAGGTgttgggggaagaagaggaggcgGAGCCCGGCGATGGTTCGCAGGAGCCTGGAGCTCCGGCTGCCAGCAGGCGAGAACTTAGCGGGCGCTAG